A single region of the Leptodactylus fuscus isolate aLepFus1 chromosome 5, aLepFus1.hap2, whole genome shotgun sequence genome encodes:
- the LOC142203808 gene encoding LON peptidase N-terminal domain and RING finger protein 1-like isoform X2: MELFSCPSCQQTLWKPVTLLCGHTFCKKCLHANGKCQVCKERLKVRGAQELRCNTLLSGLLDKCLDMDTKVKRITRDLEDLISIQQYEEAVTVACKGIVMAPDAVPLRVLRSQVYLSLKQFPESLREAEAICDLQPQNPEGYYRKGMALLHMNKEDEALKEFQQCLALKPHFVTACHEIEQILKRSGCLVPSSPEDLMEEVSRVLKRTMVDTSTLIAPFEAATIGSEDCSTNNKIDRDEKIPPLVQPSDGTSTPLNQERKKRKEMEESDPPDKDRLNSQEDEEPHKDCLQPDLLLKDVLSLSDVECSLCIRMFLEPVTTPCGHTFCRECLERCMDHQPYCPLCKQCLREYLRVGSYPVTAILQDLMIAIFPSEMAERKQVHLTEIAEMSNLVSNVPVFVCTVAFPGVPCPLHVFEPRYRLMMRRCLETGTKSFGMCLYESGKSFADYGCMLEIQHLDYLPDGRSLVETMGRRRFRVLKRGQLDGYHIAEVEYLMDKKLEGDELEEVQRLHDMVYQQLEECFSQHRGSLPRRVFMHHTSPPPKDDNIQGSPDGPNWCWWLLSVLPLDPTYQMMILSMTSLKERLFHLKHILSVFLQNRS, encoded by the exons ATGGAACTCTTCAGTTGCCCATCCTGCCAGCAGACCCTCTGGAAACCTGTGACTTTACTCTGCGGGCACACTTTTTGTAAGAAATGTCTACATGCCAACGGCAAGTGCCAGGTCTGCAAGGAAAGGTTAAAGGTCAGAGGTGCCCAGGAGCTCAGGTGCAACACGCTCTTATCCGGTTTGCTGGACAAGTGCCTGGACATGGACACTAAAGTGAAGAGGATCACAAGGGATCTGGAGGACTTGATCTCCATTCAGCAGTATGAGGAGGCTGTGACGGTAGCCTGCAAGGGAATAGTCATGG CTCCTGATGCTGTTCCCTTGAGGGTCTTGCGCTCCCAGGTGTACCTGAGTTTAAAGCAGTTCCCAGAATCATTGCGGGAAGCCGAGGCAATCTGTGATCTGCAGCCACAAAACCCAGAG GGATACTACAGAAAGGGAATGGCTCTCCTTCATATGAACAAAGAGGACGAGGCTCTTAAGGAATTTCAACAATGCCTAGCCTTAAAGCCACATTTTGTGACAGCCTGTCATGAGATTGAACAG ATACTGAAACGCTCGGGTTGTCTTGTGCCTTCATCTCCGGAGGATTTAATGGAAGAGGTGTCTCGCGTCTTGAAACGGACCATGGTAGACACCTCCACCCTCATAGCTCCTTTTGAAGCGGCCACCATCGGGTCAGAAGATTGCAGTACCAACAATAAG ATTGACAGAGACGAGAAGATTCCTCCATTGGTCCAGCCTTCTGATGGGACATCAACACCTTTAAACCAAGAGcggaagaagaggaaggagatGGAGGAGTCAGACCCACCGGACAAAGACAGATTAA ACTCTCAGGAAGATGAGGAACCTCACAAGGATTGTCTCCAACCTGATCTATTGCTGAAAGACGTCTTGAGCCTCTCAGATGTAGAATGTTCCCTGTGTATTCG GATGTTTTTGGAGCCAGTCACCACCCCTTGTGGACACACCTTCTGCAGGGAATGCTTGGAACGTTGCATGGACCATCAGCCATACTGCCCGCTGTGCAAGCAGTGCCTACGAGAG TACCTGAGGGTGGGATCTTATCCAGTCACTGCGATCCTACAAGATCTAATGATTGCCATATTTCCTTCAGAGATGGCTGAAAGGAAGCAGGTCCATCTTACTGAAATCGCTGAGATGTCCAA TCTGGTAAGCAATGTGCCGGTCTTCGTCTGCACTGTGGCCTTCCCCGGAGTCCCTTGTCCTCTCCACGTGTTTGAGCCACGTTACCGCCTCATGATGCGTCGCTGCCTTGAAACTGGGACAAAGAGCTTTGGCATGTGTTTATATGAGAGTGGCAAGAG CTTTGCAGACTACGGGTGTATGCTGGAGATCCAGCACTTGGATTATCTGCCAGATGGTCGGTCACTGGTGGAGACAATGGGCAGAAGACGTTTCCGGGTACTAAAGAGGGGACAGTTAGATGGATACCACATAGCAGAGGTAGAATACCTGATGGACAAGAAGCTGGAAGGTGATGAATTGGAAGAAGTGCAGAgattacatgacatggtgtatCAGCAGCTGGAGGAATGCTTCTCGCAGCACAGAGGGAGCCTTCCACGACGCGTCTTCATGCATCATACCAGCCCGCCTCCTAAAGATGACAATATACAG
- the LOC142203808 gene encoding LON peptidase N-terminal domain and RING finger protein 1-like isoform X1 — protein MELFSCPSCQQTLWKPVTLLCGHTFCKKCLHANGKCQVCKERLKVRGAQELRCNTLLSGLLDKCLDMDTKVKRITRDLEDLISIQQYEEAVTVACKGIVMAPDAVPLRVLRSQVYLSLKQFPESLREAEAICDLQPQNPEGYYRKGMALLHMNKEDEALKEFQQCLALKPHFVTACHEIEQILKRSGCLVPSSPEDLMEEVSRVLKRTMVDTSTLIAPFEAATIGSEDCSTNNKIDRDEKIPPLVQPSDGTSTPLNQERKKRKEMEESDPPDKDRLSKHFRLTDSQEDEEPHKDCLQPDLLLKDVLSLSDVECSLCIRMFLEPVTTPCGHTFCRECLERCMDHQPYCPLCKQCLREYLRVGSYPVTAILQDLMIAIFPSEMAERKQVHLTEIAEMSNLVSNVPVFVCTVAFPGVPCPLHVFEPRYRLMMRRCLETGTKSFGMCLYESGKSFADYGCMLEIQHLDYLPDGRSLVETMGRRRFRVLKRGQLDGYHIAEVEYLMDKKLEGDELEEVQRLHDMVYQQLEECFSQHRGSLPRRVFMHHTSPPPKDDNIQGSPDGPNWCWWLLSVLPLDPTYQMMILSMTSLKERLFHLKHILSVFLQNRS, from the exons ATGGAACTCTTCAGTTGCCCATCCTGCCAGCAGACCCTCTGGAAACCTGTGACTTTACTCTGCGGGCACACTTTTTGTAAGAAATGTCTACATGCCAACGGCAAGTGCCAGGTCTGCAAGGAAAGGTTAAAGGTCAGAGGTGCCCAGGAGCTCAGGTGCAACACGCTCTTATCCGGTTTGCTGGACAAGTGCCTGGACATGGACACTAAAGTGAAGAGGATCACAAGGGATCTGGAGGACTTGATCTCCATTCAGCAGTATGAGGAGGCTGTGACGGTAGCCTGCAAGGGAATAGTCATGG CTCCTGATGCTGTTCCCTTGAGGGTCTTGCGCTCCCAGGTGTACCTGAGTTTAAAGCAGTTCCCAGAATCATTGCGGGAAGCCGAGGCAATCTGTGATCTGCAGCCACAAAACCCAGAG GGATACTACAGAAAGGGAATGGCTCTCCTTCATATGAACAAAGAGGACGAGGCTCTTAAGGAATTTCAACAATGCCTAGCCTTAAAGCCACATTTTGTGACAGCCTGTCATGAGATTGAACAG ATACTGAAACGCTCGGGTTGTCTTGTGCCTTCATCTCCGGAGGATTTAATGGAAGAGGTGTCTCGCGTCTTGAAACGGACCATGGTAGACACCTCCACCCTCATAGCTCCTTTTGAAGCGGCCACCATCGGGTCAGAAGATTGCAGTACCAACAATAAG ATTGACAGAGACGAGAAGATTCCTCCATTGGTCCAGCCTTCTGATGGGACATCAACACCTTTAAACCAAGAGcggaagaagaggaaggagatGGAGGAGTCAGACCCACCGGACAAAGACAGATTAAGTAAGCATTTCCGATTGACAG ACTCTCAGGAAGATGAGGAACCTCACAAGGATTGTCTCCAACCTGATCTATTGCTGAAAGACGTCTTGAGCCTCTCAGATGTAGAATGTTCCCTGTGTATTCG GATGTTTTTGGAGCCAGTCACCACCCCTTGTGGACACACCTTCTGCAGGGAATGCTTGGAACGTTGCATGGACCATCAGCCATACTGCCCGCTGTGCAAGCAGTGCCTACGAGAG TACCTGAGGGTGGGATCTTATCCAGTCACTGCGATCCTACAAGATCTAATGATTGCCATATTTCCTTCAGAGATGGCTGAAAGGAAGCAGGTCCATCTTACTGAAATCGCTGAGATGTCCAA TCTGGTAAGCAATGTGCCGGTCTTCGTCTGCACTGTGGCCTTCCCCGGAGTCCCTTGTCCTCTCCACGTGTTTGAGCCACGTTACCGCCTCATGATGCGTCGCTGCCTTGAAACTGGGACAAAGAGCTTTGGCATGTGTTTATATGAGAGTGGCAAGAG CTTTGCAGACTACGGGTGTATGCTGGAGATCCAGCACTTGGATTATCTGCCAGATGGTCGGTCACTGGTGGAGACAATGGGCAGAAGACGTTTCCGGGTACTAAAGAGGGGACAGTTAGATGGATACCACATAGCAGAGGTAGAATACCTGATGGACAAGAAGCTGGAAGGTGATGAATTGGAAGAAGTGCAGAgattacatgacatggtgtatCAGCAGCTGGAGGAATGCTTCTCGCAGCACAGAGGGAGCCTTCCACGACGCGTCTTCATGCATCATACCAGCCCGCCTCCTAAAGATGACAATATACAG